TCTTCCTGCTCAACAACGTTTTCGGCTACGCGGGCAACCTGCAAAACTGGTCGCCATGGCTGACAGCGGCGGCACCCGGCCTGATTTATTCCCTGCTCTCGCTGGCGGCGTTTGGCTGGCTGGTGCTGAGACGCTGACACTCTGACTTTGCCTCGCCCCATGACCCAAGCCATCGTCCTGTTTGCCCACGGGTCCCGCGACCCCTTGTGGCGCGCCCCTATGGAGGCAGTCGCAACGCGCATTGCGGCGCAAAGCCCTGGCCGCCAGGCTATCTGCGCTTACCTGGAACTGTGTGGACCCTCCCTGCCAGACGCCGTCCGGCAACTGGTGGCCGATGGGGCCACCGCTGTCACAGTGGTTCCGATGTTCCTGGGCACCGGCAAACATGCGCGTGAGGACTTGCCCTTGCTGGTGCAAGAGCTGCGCACCGCACATCCTGGAGTTCAATTCCATGTGCAGACAGCCATCGGAGAAGACCCCCGCATGACGGCCCTGATGGCCGAGATCGCCTGCGAAAGCCCGCCGATCTGAAATTTCCGAGAGTGCGGTCCGTTTGCTTAGACGATTGCAGCATAATGATGCAATCCTTTAGGCAATATTCGATATGAATCTGCACCAATTCCGCTTCGTTCAAGAGGCTGCGCGCCGCAACCTCAACCTGACCGAGGCCGCCAAGGCCCTGCACACCTCGCAGCCGGGCGTCTCCAAAGCCATCATCGAGCTGGAAGAAGAACTGGGCGTGGACATCTTTGCCCGCCACGGCAAGCGCCTCAAGCGCATCACCGAGCCCGGCCAGCATGTACTCAAAAGCATCGAGGTCATCATGCGCGAGGTGGGTAACTTGAAGCGCATTGGCGAGCAGTTCAGCGCACAAGACAGCGGCACCCTCAGCATCGCCACCACCCACACCCAGGCGCGCTACGTGCTGCCGGTGCCCGTGGCGCGGCTGCGCGAGGCCTATCCCAAGGTCAACGTGAGCCTGCACCAGGCCACGCCCCACGAAGTGGCCCGCATGATCATCGACGAGGTGGCCGAGATCGGCATGGCCACCGAATCCCTGGCGGACTACCCCGAACTCGTCACCCTGCCCTGCTACGAATGGCAGCATGTGCTGGTGGTGCCCAACGACCACCCGCTGGCGAAAAAAGAACGCATTGGCCTGGACGACCTGGCCCATGAGGCCCTGATCACCTACCACCCTTCTTTCACCGGCCGGGGCAAGATCGATCACGCCTTCGCAGCGCGCAAGCTCACGCCCCGCATCGTGCTCGAAGCCATTGACTCCGACGTGATCAAGACCTATGTGCGCCTGGGCCTGGGCATTGGCATCGTGGCCGAAATGGCCATGCGCGATGACCCGGTGGGCGACCTCGCCGTGCGCCCCGTGGGCCACCTGTTTGGCCAGAGCGTGGCCCGCGTGGCCTTCAAGCGCGGCGCCTATCTGCGCAACTTTGTCTACAAGTTTGCCGAGCTGCTCAGCGACCGCCTGAGCCGCGAACTGATTGCCCGCGCGATGACGGGCCATGTCAACGACTACGAACTCTGACCTGCGCTCCCCACCAGAAGCCCCTCACTCTTACCGAATTTCCCCGCATTTCAAGCTGCTGCGCCATGACCACCAACACCGCCCGCACACCCGCCTTCCCCAGCAAGCTGCCCAACGTCGGCACCACCATCTTCACCGTGATGTCCGCCCTGGCCGCAGAGCACAAGGCCGTCAACCTGGGCCAGGGCTTCCCCGACTTTGAATGCGCGCCCGAGCTGGTGAACGCCGTCACGGCCGCCATGCAGGCCGGCCACAACCAGTACCCGCCCATGACCGGGGTGCCCATGCTGCGCGAAGCCGTGGCCCGCAAGATCGAGGCGCTGCACGGCCGCGCCTACAACCCCAACACCGAAATCACCATCACCGCGGGCGCCACGCAGGCCATCATCACCGCCATCCTGGCCATCGTGCACGCGGGCGACGAGGTGATCGTGCTCGACCCCTGCTACGACAGCTATGTGCCCAACATCGAGCTGGCCGGTGGCAAGGCCGTGCGCGTGCCGCTCACGCCCGGCACCTTCCGCCCTGACTTCGCCAAGATCAGCGCGGCCATCACGCCCCGCACCCGCGCCATCCTCATCAACAGCCCGCACAACCCCAGCGCCACCATCTGGACGGCCGAGGAAATGCGCCAGCTCGAAGACCTGCTCGCGCCCACCGACATCCTGCTCATCAGCGACGAGGTGTACGAGCACATGGTGTTCGACGGCGCCGAGCACCAGAGCGCCGCACGCTTTGCAGGCCTGGCGGCCCGTGCGTTCATCGTGTCCAGCTTTGGCAAAACCTTCCACGTCACCGGCTGGAAGGTCGGCACCGTGGCCGCCCCCGCCGCGCTGACGGCCGAGTTCCGTAAGGTGCACCAGTTCAACGTGTTCACCGTCAACACCCCCGTGCAGCACGGCCTGGCCGCCTACCTGCAAGACCCCACACCCTACCTGCAGTTGCCCGCGTTCTACCAGGCCAAGCGCGACCTGTTCCGTCAGGGGCTGGAGGGCTCACGCTTCAAGCTGCTGCCCAGCACGGGCAGCTACTTCCAGTGCGTGGACATCTCGGCGATCAGTGATTTGAACGAGGCCGATTTCTGCCAATGGCTGACCCGCGAGGTGGGCGTGGCCGCGATTCCGTTGTCAGCGTTTTATGGCGACGGGTTTGACCAGCGTGTGGTGCGGTTCTGCTTCGCCAAGAAGGACGAGACGCTGCGCGCCGCGCTGGAGCGGCTGCGCAAGCTCTGATCCGCAGGGCCCTCCAGGGCTCTTACTTCGTCTGCCGCGCCAGCCACACCCCCGCAGCCGCCAGCGCCATCCCGGCCAGCGCCCAGCCGCTGAGCGTCTCGCCAAACATGGCCCAGGCGATCAGCGCTGTGGTGGGCGGGGTCAGGTAGAACAGGCTGGCCACATTGACCGCGCCGCCCCGGCGGATGAGCAGGTTCAGCAGGCTCACGGCGCCAAGCGACAGCACCAGCACCAGCCAGCCCAGCGCAAACACAAACTCGCCGGTCCACGATATGGTCATGGATTCGGTGGCGTAGGCGACGGCGGCCATGGCCACGGCACAGGGCAGGTAGTGAATGACAGAGCCCGTGCGCAAGTCGAACGAGGGGCAAAACCGCTTCTGGTACAGCGTGCCCGCCGTGATGCCCAGCAGCGCGACCACCGCTGGCAGCAGCATGCCCAGCAAAGCACCCGCCGGCACGGTAGCCACCTTGCCGGCCACTACCAGCGCCACGCCGGTGAAGCCCAGGGCCAGGCCCGCCCATTGGGCAGGCCGCACCTTCTCGCCCAGCAAAGCCCCGGCCACCAGGGCTGTCAGCGGCGGCTGCAACCCCACCACCAGCGCCGTGATGCCCGATGGCAGCCCATGCCCAATGGCGATGAACACACCGCCCAGGTACACGCCGTGCACCAGCAGGCCCGACACACCGATGTGCAACCAAGCCTTGCCCGACGGCGGCCACGGCGCATGCGCCACGGCAACCACCGCGAGCATGAGCACGATGACAATGGCAAACCGCAGCGCCAGAAAGGTCAGCGGCTCCACATACGGCAGCCCCAGCTTGGCGCCGATAAAGC
Above is a window of Acidovorax sp. KKS102 DNA encoding:
- a CDS encoding sirohydrochlorin chelatase, yielding MTQAIVLFAHGSRDPLWRAPMEAVATRIAAQSPGRQAICAYLELCGPSLPDAVRQLVADGATAVTVVPMFLGTGKHAREDLPLLVQELRTAHPGVQFHVQTAIGEDPRMTALMAEIACESPPI
- a CDS encoding CysB family HTH-type transcriptional regulator, coding for MNLHQFRFVQEAARRNLNLTEAAKALHTSQPGVSKAIIELEEELGVDIFARHGKRLKRITEPGQHVLKSIEVIMREVGNLKRIGEQFSAQDSGTLSIATTHTQARYVLPVPVARLREAYPKVNVSLHQATPHEVARMIIDEVAEIGMATESLADYPELVTLPCYEWQHVLVVPNDHPLAKKERIGLDDLAHEALITYHPSFTGRGKIDHAFAARKLTPRIVLEAIDSDVIKTYVRLGLGIGIVAEMAMRDDPVGDLAVRPVGHLFGQSVARVAFKRGAYLRNFVYKFAELLSDRLSRELIARAMTGHVNDYEL
- a CDS encoding pyridoxal phosphate-dependent aminotransferase, producing MTTNTARTPAFPSKLPNVGTTIFTVMSALAAEHKAVNLGQGFPDFECAPELVNAVTAAMQAGHNQYPPMTGVPMLREAVARKIEALHGRAYNPNTEITITAGATQAIITAILAIVHAGDEVIVLDPCYDSYVPNIELAGGKAVRVPLTPGTFRPDFAKISAAITPRTRAILINSPHNPSATIWTAEEMRQLEDLLAPTDILLISDEVYEHMVFDGAEHQSAARFAGLAARAFIVSSFGKTFHVTGWKVGTVAAPAALTAEFRKVHQFNVFTVNTPVQHGLAAYLQDPTPYLQLPAFYQAKRDLFRQGLEGSRFKLLPSTGSYFQCVDISAISDLNEADFCQWLTREVGVAAIPLSAFYGDGFDQRVVRFCFAKKDETLRAALERLRKL
- a CDS encoding DMT family transporter, with protein sequence MTQATPLRSSASSPLDSLVPLLFVALWSTGFIGAKLGLPYVEPLTFLALRFAIVIVLMLAVVAVAHAPWPPSGKAWLHIGVSGLLVHGVYLGGVFIAIGHGLPSGITALVVGLQPPLTALVAGALLGEKVRPAQWAGLALGFTGVALVVAGKVATVPAGALLGMLLPAVVALLGITAGTLYQKRFCPSFDLRTGSVIHYLPCAVAMAAVAYATESMTISWTGEFVFALGWLVLVLSLGAVSLLNLLIRRGGAVNVASLFYLTPPTTALIAWAMFGETLSGWALAGMALAAAGVWLARQTK